Proteins co-encoded in one Aspergillus luchuensis IFO 4308 DNA, chromosome 6, nearly complete sequence genomic window:
- a CDS encoding uncharacterized protein (COG:P;~EggNog:ENOG410PHDT;~InterPro:IPR020846,IPR005828,IPR036259;~PFAM:PF00083;~TransMembrane:11 (o136-159i171-188o194-212i254-271o283-302i342-363o383-402i414-433o445-466i478-500o506-524i);~go_component: GO:0016021 - integral component of membrane [Evidence IEA];~go_function: GO:0022857 - transmembrane transporter activity [Evidence IEA];~go_process: GO:0055085 - transmembrane transport [Evidence IEA]), which produces MADFGPRAPHGPDMNGKQDFAEMHPNEKEGFDRLLRPDDSYTAQGVYWADLPIGQRVKFVTSVDNKERSRQWSALWAEIKRDPLSPIMGYFRNTIIPGAGIGLEGYVLLSIGNISTLFQHSFSTCWNSYEICNKQWINAITYLEIVGIIIGQVLVGVIGDWVGRRWGLLQDAWIMFLGLVMLTCAWGVTQNGWVICYAWSLFIYGIGVGGEYPMTATSGMENAVGSGKLSTREDRLHRGSKVVGVFSMQGWGQVLNQAILMILLLIFNAGSGEEPISQTNTQWTYRISFVIPMVGTFWLIYYRAYHMKAASKQLAATKKKNSVTGYDTESLRLTFKYFTPRVLATAGGWFANDVFFYGAKLFSSDFIKVISPNTKSIFVTWQWSFINCVVTLMGYYAAIMLVDNKLYGRKWMQIMGFLLCFIVYVVPAFHYHYYTQAAHIHSFQAMYFLGSFFNQFGPNCITFLVAGEVFPTPIRATAHGISAACGKLGALLAAILFNYIDTQTKFYFVPWWGIFGMFLTYFFLPDTTGLDLKEQERRWRFIREGRENEYHGVAIHPKHLSLWERFRGVGKYYDPELDYQQRVEEYRSEWEAIMARRSEETKTSDDVDLAFVEDDLLEGSVHNYFHRTSSFTKSQSVEKVTEAEPSE; this is translated from the exons ATGGCGGACTTTGGCCCTCGTGCTCCTCACGGGCCCGACATGAACGGCAAGCAGGATTTTGCCGAGATGCATCCCAATGAGAAGGAGGGCTTTGATCGCCTCCTCCGTCCCGATGACAGCTACACTGCGCAGGGTGTCTACTGGGCCGACCTTCCCATTGGGCAGCGTGTCAAGTTCGTCACCTCGGTCGACAACAAGGAGCGTAGCCGTCAATGGTCGGCTCTCTGGGCTGAGATCAAGAGGGATCCTCTCTCCCCAATAATGGGCTACTTCcgcaacaccatcatcccagGTGCTGGTATTGGTTTGGAAGG TTACGTTCTCCTGTCCATCGGAAACATCTCCACCCTCTTTCAGCATTCTTTCTCGACTTGCTGGAATAGTTACGAAATTTGTAATAAGCAGTGGATCAACGCTATTACCTACCTCGAAATCGTCGGTATAATCATCGGTCAGGTCCTCGTTGGTGTCATTGGTGACTGGGTGGGTCGTCGTTGGGGTTTGCTGCAGGATGCCTGGATCATGTTCTTGGGCCTGGTCATGTTGACTTGCGCCTGGGGTGTCACACAAAACGGCTGGGTGATCTGCTATGCTTGGTCCCTGTTCATCTACGGCATCGGTGTTG GTGGCGAGTACCCGATGACTGCTACCAGTGGTATGGAGAACGCGGTTGGTTCCGGCAAGCTCTCTACTCGCGAGGATCGTCTTCACCGTGGTTCCAAGGTCGTTGGTGTGTTCTCCATGCAGGGTTGGGGTCAGGTCTTGAACCAGGCTATCCTCATGATCTTGCTTCTTATCTTCAACGCTGGTAGCGGAGAGGAGCCTATCAGCCAGACTAACACCCAATGGACCTACCGTATCTCCTTCGTCATCCCAATGGTTGGTACCTTCTGGCTCATCTACTACCGTGCCTACCACATGAAGGCTGCTAGTAAGCAGCTTGCGGccaccaagaagaagaattcgGTTACTGGCTACGACACTGAATCACTCCGCCTCACTTTCAAGTACTTCACCCCCCGTGTTTTGGCCACTGCCGGTGGATGGTTCGCCAACGACGTCTTCTTCTACGGTGCCAAGCTCTTCTCCAGTGATTTCATCAAGGTTATCAGCCCCAACACCAAGTCCATCTTCGTTACCTGGCAGTGGAGCTTTATCAACTGCGTTGTCACCCTGATGGGCTACTATGCTGCCATTATGCTCGTGGACAACAAGCTCTATGGCCGCAAATGGATGCAGATCATGGGCTTCCTGCTCTGCTTCATTGTGTACGTGGTGCCGGCTttccactaccactactacacCCAAGCCGCCCATATCCACTCCTTCCAAGCCATGTACTTCTTGGGGAGTTTCTTCAACCAATTCGGCCCCAACTGCATTACCTTCCTGGTGGCTGGTGAAGTTTTTCCCACTCCCATCCGTGCCACCGCCCACGGTATCTCCGCTGCCTGCGGTAAACTGGGAGCCTTGTTGGCTgccatcctcttcaactACATCGACACCCAGACCAAGTTCTACTTTGTGCCCTGGTGGGGTATCTTCGGCATGTTCCTGActtacttcttcctcccggACACCACCGGTCTGGATCtcaaggagcaggagcgCCGCTGGAGATTTATTCGCGAGGGTCGCGAGAATGAGTACCACGGTGTTGCCATCCACCCTAAGCACCTGTCCCTGTGGGAGCGCTTCCGTGGTGTTGGCAAGTACTACGACCCCGAGTTGGACTACCAGCAGCGCGTCGAGGAGTACCGCTCTGAGTGGGAGGCCATCATGGCCCGCCGCAG
- a CDS encoding multicopper oxidase (CAZy:AA1;~COG:Q;~EggNog:ENOG410PKIJ;~InterPro:IPR008972,IPR011707,IPR011706,IPR001117;~PFAM:PF00394,PF07732,PF07731;~go_function: GO:0005507 - copper ion binding [Evidence IEA];~go_function: GO:0016491 - oxidoreductase activity [Evidence IEA];~go_process: GO:0055114 - oxidation-reduction process [Evidence IEA]), whose amino-acid sequence MHGIRMFETGFSDGVPGVTQCPIAKNDTYTYEFTATQYGTTWYHSHYSLQYTDGLLGPLTIYGPASVVDYDDALEPLMLADRIHQGAFGRWTWVTVENHNPPIPMDTILINDHGSAAGKFQNLRYRTKKVTKGKKYLLRLINASTDTAFIFSIDQHKMTVIGTDLVPITPYLKDTLYIGIGQRYHVIVEADAIDECRNYWIRTQPATGCHNFNFEPNERQGIFVYNEDNHDDPISTPYVPPYNGDCRDEEHKVLRPVVEWQVPPPTPDQLRKVQSPWMVLKQDNFTMPPEEGHDGTNDPKWSAWQIHDDPAWVNYKDLTINHLNGSHTWPANAALFEIRRNESNWAYMVIDGAHQPKESGTPLGEKTVPAAHPMHLHGHDFALLKQSYTKLDDKLFDGNHTADLQKFIETELEYNNPARRDVVLLPKGGYIVIAFKVDNPGAWLLHCHIA is encoded by the exons ATGCATGGGATCCGCATGTTCGAAACTGGGTTTTCCGATGGCGTTCCGGGCGTCACCCAGTGTCCTATTGCTAAAAATGACACCTACACTTATGAGTTTACCGCAACCCAGTATGGCACAACGTGGTACCATAGCCACTATAGTCTCCAATACACGGATGGCCTGCTTGGCCCGTTAACTATTTACGGGCCTGCGTCGGTTGTCGATTACGATGATGCCCTTGAACCGTTGATGCTGGCGGACCGCATCCACCAGGGTGCCTTCGGGAGGTGGACTTGGGTGACGGTGGAGAATCACAACCCACCAATTCCCATGGATACCATTCTTATCAATGATCACG GCAGTGCGGCTGGCAAATTTCAGAACCTAAGATACAGGACAAAGAAAGTCACTAAG GGCAAGAAATACCTCCTTCGGCTGATCAATGCGTCCACCGATACGGCCTTCATTTTCAGTATCGATCAGCATAAGATGACAGTCATCGGAACAGATTTGGTGCCAATCACTCCTTATCTAAAGGACACACTATATATTGGTATTG GCCAGCGGTACCATGTAATTGTGGAAGCCGATGCCATAGATGAGTGCCGGAATTACTGGATTCGGACTCAGCCTGCCACTGGTTGTCACAATTTCAACTTCGAACCAAATGAGAGGCAGGGTATCTTCGTTTACAATGAGGATAATCACGATGATCCCATATCCACTCCATATGTACCCCCATACAACGGAGACTGTCGGGACGAGGAGCACAAGGTGTTGAGGCCCGTTGTCGAATGGCAAGTGCCGCCGCCAACCCCAGACCAACTAAGAAAGGTTCAGTCACCCTGGATGGTATTAAAGCAAGACAACTTCACAATGCCACCCGAAGAAGGGCATGACGGTACAAACGACCCCAAATGGAGCGCATGGCAGATTCACGATGATCCTGCCTGGGTAAACTACAAAGACCTGACAATCAATCACCTCAACGGATCACACACGTGGCCAGCCAACGCTGCGTTATttgaaataagaagaaatgaaagcAACTGGGCATACATGGTGATAGACGGCGCGCATCAACCGAAAGAATCAGGAACCCCCTTGGGAGAAAAGACGGTTCCTGCCGCACACCCT ATGCATCTGCATGGTCATGACTTTGCTCTGCTGAAGCAATCATACACCAAACTCGACGACAAATTATTCGATGGAAATCATACCGCGGATTTGCAGAAGTTTATAGAGACTGAACTAGAGTATAACAATCCGGCACGTCGCGACGTTGTCTTGTTACCCAAAGGTGGGTATATAGTGATTGCGTTCAAGGTTGATAACCCGGGCGCTTGGCTGCTCCATTGCCACATTGCCTAA
- a CDS encoding sugar porter family MFS transporter (COG:G;~EggNog:ENOG410PVXD;~InterPro:IPR005829,IPR005828,IPR003663,IPR036259, IPR020846;~PFAM:PF00083,PF07690;~TransMembrane:12 (i50-76o96-117i124-144o150-171i183-202o214-235i315-337o349-373i380-403o409-431i452-471o483-501i);~go_component: GO:0016020 - membrane [Evidence IEA];~go_component: GO:0016021 - integral component of membrane [Evidence IEA];~go_function: GO:0022857 - transmembrane transporter activity [Evidence IEA];~go_process: GO:0055085 - transmembrane transport [Evidence IEA]): protein MADNDTPDRSSIQLKKDLATAEHDENVGAIESTSDLAYGVGGIRGLFRSWYVFGSATLASLGGFSMGYDMGVISIINVMDQFHAVYPRSETAFGKGLMTGMLLLGAFVGCLFMSYLADRISRKWAITVVVVIFDLGAILQTAAVNYDMLVAGRFIGGIGVGTLAMGAPLYISETSPPELRGILLVLESISITLGVVIAYWITYATRYIPSEASFRLPFGLQMVTATLLGIGIHFYPYSPRWLALVDRQDDCLSSLSKLRGLPRTDPRIQAEFRTIVSEVTYQRIVQDRRHPGATGLKLELFSWMHLFSRGTWKRVAVACGVGFFQQFSGINAFIYYAPTLFQSLGQSDSMSTILSGVFNIIQAVAAVFCAFIIEGVGRRALAIYGAFGMAIAYMIIAVLSGLYSDDWASHVAAGWGCVAMAFVFILIYGVSYSPLGWALPAEVFPNASRSKGVALATCTIWLSDFIIGVVTPSMLSDIGYRTYVFFAVMCTLAGVWAVLLVPETSGKTLEEIDGLFGDSGARAEREIVRDAMVGAGDMGDV, encoded by the exons ATGGCAGACAATGACACACCCGACCGATCATCAATCCAATTGAAGAAAGACCTCGCAACTGCCGAGCATGATGAGAATGTTGGCGCGATCGAGTCGACCTCTGATCTGGCCTATGGCGTGGGCGGCATCCGCGGCCTCTTCCGCTCGTGGTATGTCTTCGGGTCGGCAACCCTGGCCTCGCTGGGCGGCTTCTCCATGGGTTATGATATGGGTGTGATCTCTATCATCAACGTGATGGATCAGTTCCATGCCGTGTATCCTCGGTCTGAAACTGCTTTCGGAAAGGGTCTCATGACAGGAatgttgttgctgggtgCTTTTGTTGGCTGTCTCTTCATGTCCTATCTTGCAGATCGCATCTCTAGAAAATGGGCCATCACAGTCGTCGTGGTAATCTTCGACCTCGGCGCTATCTTGCAGACTGCAGCCGTGAACTACGACATGCTAGTTGCTGGCCGCTTCATCGGGGGTATAGGAGTGGGAACTCTAGCCATG GGTGCACCCCTATACATCTCCGAAACATCACCCCCCGAACTCCGTGgaatcctcctcgtcctcgaaTCTATCTCCATCACCCTCGGCGTCGTCATCGCCTACTGGATCACCTACGCAACGCGCTACATCCCCAGCGAAGCCTCCTTCCGCCTCCCCTTCGGTCTTCAAATGGTGACCGCCACCCTCCTTGGCATCGGAATCCACTTCTACCCCTACTCCCCGCGCTGGCTCGCCCTCGTTGACCGCCAAGACGACTGTCTCTCCAGCCTCTCCAAACTCCGCGGCCTCCCACGTACAGACCCCCGCATCCAAGCCGAATTCCGCACCATCGTCTCCGAAGTCACCTACCAACGTATAGTCCAGGACCGCCGCCACCCCGGCGCCACAGGTCTCAAACTCGAGCTCTTCTCCTGGATGCACCTTTTCTCCCGAGGTACCTGGAAACGCGTCGCCGTGGCCTGCGGCGTGGGCTTCTTCCAGCAGTTCTCGGGGATCAACGCGTTCATTTACTACGCGCCAACACTATTCCAATCCCTGGGACAGTCAGACAGCATGTCTACCATTTTATCCGGCGTGTTCAACATTATTCAAGCCGTGGCAGCAGTGTTTTGTGCGTTCATTATCGAGGGGGTCGGGCGACGCGCACTAGCTATCTATGGCGCGTTTGGCATGGCCATAGCGTACATGATTATTGCTGTTTTATCCGGGCTGTACTCGGATGATTGGGCAAGCCATGTGGCAGCAGGCTGGGGGTGTGTCGCTATGGCCTTCGTGTTCATTCTCATCTACGGCGTGTCGTATTCCCCGTTGGGATGGGCGTTGCCGGCAGAGGTGTTTCCTAATGCGTCCCGATCAAAAGGTGTCGCGTTGGCGACGTGTACTATCTGGCTGTCAGACTTTATTATTGGGGTGGTGACACCTTCCATGTTGTCGGATATCGGGTACAGAACGTATGTATTCTTTGCGGTGATGTGTACGTTGGCTGGGGTGTGGGCGGTGCTGTTGGTGCCGGAGACGAGTGGGAAGAcgttggaggagattgatgggTTGTTTGGTGATTCGGGGGCTCGAGCGGAGAGGGAGATTGTTAGGGATGCCATGGTTGGGGCGGGTGATATGGGGGATGTTTAG
- a CDS encoding Zn(II)2Cys6 transcription factor domain-containing protein (COG:S;~EggNog:ENOG410PHJN;~InterPro:IPR036864,IPR001138;~PFAM:PF00172;~go_function: GO:0000981 - DNA-binding transcription factor activity, RNA polymerase II-specific [Evidence IEA];~go_function: GO:0008270 - zinc ion binding [Evidence IEA];~go_process: GO:0006355 - regulation of transcription, DNA-templated [Evidence IEA]): protein MRLSPSTHVRDTVIGPLRSRRGCKTCKARRVKCGQEKPSCLRCSKTGRNCEYEGPNLGTFSSTPATISVLDKPLSSAPDTVWKERRAFAYYFQHIALFIGGGLEVDFWSTIVPQICRSEPAVWDAIISLSTLFESPEPCPDIAFQRQKDVVLLNQYHRDAISWYSRSMAQVRQRLDRGDGDVLVGLVSCILFMCIEGFQGGAAQATLLYGQGVQLIVTLRAQIASGVISSSKTAWLEDIIVPIFIRLGATALNFSAVPVGALLPDADHTLTQRFASLKSAREALVLLLAEAQLFQRVCLPYFLEPEGFNPSRELLDQRLALFGRLKVWYAAFTDLMEILHMKGSLSPQQISTGALLLAYHEMLYVMIGTFTCQLETANDAYLPQFQNIVDQSQVALGASARSDGSQPPLSLELGISIPLWFTSLKCREPKLRQTALSLAGQAPAVQAFYKVITGARWSQTIITIEEVCAVVMKSSEGLPESTSQLQHPYCQDFGSSIIGSDLGSQPSTPGLEFVASPYSVDSDVDTGTAVTELVPEEARIRPINLFRVQDGFPPGTTEEEIARWSPYRDQSFMHYLRNERDPVTGAWKIAHGFTPIDY, encoded by the exons ATGCgtctttctccctccacccatGTGAGGGATACAGTGATTGGTCCCCTGAGATCGAGGCGGGGTTGCAAAACCTGCAA GGCTCGGAGAGTCAAGTGTGGTCAGGAAAAGCCAAGTTGTCTTCGTTGCAGCAAGACAGGCCGTAACTGCGAATATGAAGGCCCCAATCTAGGCACGTTTTCCTCCACACCTGCGACCATTTCAGTCCTCGACAAGCCACTGTCTTCGGCACCGGATACAGTCTGGAAGGAGCGTCGCGCATTCGCCTACTACTTCCAACATATTGCCCTGTTCATCGGCGGGGGTCTAGAAGTTGACTTCTGGAGCACCATCGTTCCCCAGATTTGCCGCAGCGAACCCGCTGTGTGggatgccatcatctccctGAGCACCCTGTTTGAGAGCCCAGAGCCATGTCCAGATATAGCCTTTCAACGTCAGAAAGACGTCGTTCTCCTTAATCAGTACCACCGAGACGCCATCAGCTGGTATTCCCGCTCAATGGCCCAAGTCCGTCAGCGACTGGACCGCGGCGACGGGGATGTCCTGGTCGGACTGGTCAGCTGTATACTTTTCATGTGCATTGAAGGTTTTCAGGGCGGTGCAGCACAAGCCACCCTGCTTTACGGTCAAGGCGTACAGCTTATCGTCACATTGCGTGCTCAGATCGCTTCTGGGGTCATATCGTCATCCAAAACTGCATGGTTGGAGGACATCATCGTTCCGATCTTCATTCGTCTTGGGGCAACGGCGCTCAACTTTTCCGCTGTTCCGGTCGGCGCTTTGCTGCCCGACGCTGACCATACCTTGACACAGAGGTTTGCCTCTCTCAAATCTGCTCGCGAAGCCCTCGTTCTCTTGCTTGCAGAGGCTCAGCTCTTCCAGCGTGTCTGCCTGCCATATTTCTTGGAACCTGAAGGATTCAACCCATCTCGCGAGTTGCTCGATCAACGCCTCGCTCTATTCGGTAGACTAAAGGTGTGGTACGCTGCGTTCACGGATTTGATGGAAATCTTGCATATGAAAGGGTCTTTATCACCGCAGCAAATCAGCACTGGCGCCCTCCTTCTCGCTTATCACGAGATGCTATACGTAATGATCGGGACTTTCACATGTCAGCTGGAGACCGCAAACGACGCATACCTTCCGCAATTTCAAAACATAGTGGACCAGTCTCAAGTCGCGCTGGGTGCTTCGGCTCGATCAGACGGATCCCAACCTCCACTTTCGCTTGAACTTGGCATCTCGATTCCCCTGTGGTTCACTAGTCTAAAATGCAGAGAACCCAAACTTCGACAAACAGCATTAAGCCTAGCTGGTCAAGCACCTGCAGTGCAGGCATTCTACAAGGTTATCACTGGGGCAAGGTGGTCGCAAACAATCATAACAATAGAAGAAGTGTGCGCAGTGGTTATGAAGTCATCTGAAGGACTGCCGGAGTCGACGAGTCAATTGCAACACCCATACTGTCAGGACTTTGGCAGCAGCATAATCGGTTCGGATCTCGGAAGTCAACCCAGCACACCAGGACTGGAATTTGTCGCCAGCCCATACTCGGTGGATTCGGATGTGGATACCGGGACAGCAGTCACAGAACTCGTCCCAGAAGAGGCACGCATTAGACCCATAAACCTCTTCCGTGTCCAAGACGGCTTCCCTCCAGGAACAACGGAGGAAGAAATCGCAAGATGGAGCCCGTATCGTGATCAAAGCTTCATGCATTATCTACGGAATGAGCGTGATCCAGTCACTGGTGCTTGGAAGATTGCGCATGGGTTCACTCCAATTGATTACTGA